DNA sequence from the Halostella salina genome:
GACGACTTCGCGGACGTGCAGGTGGCGCTGACCGTTCCGACGGACCGACGGAAGGTGCTCGAAACCGTCCGGGACCTGCCGTACGGCGAGAGCGTGACCGTCGCGGCGCTGGCGCGGATGACCCCCGGGATCGACGCCGACGACGAGGAGGACCTGCGGCTCGTCCGGACGGCGCTGTCGGACAACCCCGCGCCGCTTTTCATCCCCGACCACAGGGTGAACGACGGGCCGAGCGCCGCGCCGCCCGCGGTCGAACAGCGGTTGCGGTCGCTGGAAGGGCTGTAGTGTTCGCTCTCGCCACGTACCGGGGACCACCCGCACCGGTACCGGGGACCACCGGTACCCAGTGAGAGCAAACACTGTGACCGGGGCGACGGTCGTCCGCTACGCTCCGATCCGCGGCCGGATGAACAGTTCGAAGGCGTACAGCGAGAACGCGGCGAGCAGGAGCAGGCTCACCGCGCCCTCGCCGAACGGCGGGGCGTCGACCAGGAGCAGGTACGCCTGCGCGAGCCCGGCGGCGGCGAAGAGCCCGCCCGACACCCGCATCCCACGCACGTCGGGGTTACGGACGCGGAGCAGAACGCCGAACGCGACCATCACGAGCGAGAACGTCACGTCGGCGAACAGCGTCGCGGTCGGGTCGTTCGTGGTAAAAGCGTACCCCGCCGCCAGCAGGTAGACGATGGCGACGACGACGGTCAGCGCGCGCACGTCGACATCGTCGCCGATGGAGACCATGCCCGTGACGACTCACAGCGGCGACAAGTGTTTTTCCATGCCGGGGGGTCACTCCCCGGCCCACTCCACCCCGATTCCCTCGTGGACCACGAACTCCAGCGCGTTCACGAGGTAGTGGGCGACCACGACGACGAAGAGGCTCCCGGTGACGACGAAGGCGGCGGCCAGCACGAACCCGAGCGCGCCGGTGACGGCGACGCCGCCCGGCCCCTGCATCCCGTGGCCGAGCGCGAACGCGACCGTCGAGACGACCGCCATCGCCCACGGCGAGACGGCGAAGCCGGTCGACACCACGCCGACCAGCGCCGCGCGAAACAGCAGTTCCTCGAACAGCGCGATGACCGGCAGGACCGTGCCGAGCAGGACCACCCACCCGGTCAGGCTGTCGGGCGCGAGCAGTTCGCGCAGTTCCTCG
Encoded proteins:
- a CDS encoding MGMT family protein — translated: MDDAGIYARESPYLDSHVQLGIASGRVVSVSFPETPEDNADPDHDLLDRVFAYLEGTEDDFADVQVALTVPTDRRKVLETVRDLPYGESVTVAALARMTPGIDADDEEDLRLVRTALSDNPAPLFIPDHRVNDGPSAAPPAVEQRLRSLEGL